GGTTTTCTATCAGCCCACTCTGGATGCAACAATGTAGATGCTTCAAAATCTGTACGCGCCTCCTCGCCCCATTCTGAACCCCACTCCAAAGCATACGCCAAATTCACATAATGTGCCGTACCCGCCGTCGCATTGATCAGCGAACACTGGATATTGCGCAACAGTGCCAGCATCCGGGACTGATAGCGATCCCGCCAGATCTTTGTCGCGCGCGGACTATCGTGATTCTCAAAATAAGCCATCGCCACAGTGCGAGGTGCAAATGTGCCAGAAGTGCGTTCTAAAAAGTCGGCATATTGATTTCCGTATTCCGCATCCCGATGAAAATCCACCAGCAATGCATAAATCATATCCACCGGAATATCCACCGCCTCGCTTAACTCGCACAGCGTTTCGCCCAAAACGAGCGCATCGGGCTTAACCGCATTGATGCGGTTTTTAATCTGCTTCAAAAATGGCCGATCCACAGTTTGGCTCGCATCAATACGCACCCCATCCAGATCACAGGTACGCATCCAAAAAGGCGCGATTCCCGACAGATAATTTTGCAAGGACCTGTTAAAAGGCAAGTCGAGCAACGCCACATCCGAATAAACCAGCCATGCAATCTGATGAATTTTGGGCTGCCCGTCCTCATCCATCACATACCAATCGGGATATTGTTCAATCAACGGACAATCGCGGCTGGTCTGCATCAACACCAAATCGAAAATCACCTGCTTGCCCAACGCGTGTGCCCGCCGCGCTATCGCGCGCAATTCCGCACGCCCAATCAACTGTATCAGCGTATCGCGTCCAACCCAATCAACCAATTCTTTGAATGTGCGAAAATTGTTAAAATCATCGACCTTACGCAGCCTCGACAACTGCCGCTCGTGCAATAAAGTCTGCAAATCCAAATCGACAATCAACCCATCCGACACCAGCGAAAGAAAATCCACTTCTTCTGGCGGCGTGACCAGAGCGGGATCAATCCGATAAAAATCCCGCACGGCATAAACACTGCCCAGCGCGCCTTTGCGCACATCCTGTCCCGTATGCAAATCTCCAAATCCAGGTTCAAAAAAAGGGAGCAAATACACCACATCTGTCTGCATCTCTCCAAGGCGCGATGTCACATCGCAAAATGTACCGCTCACAAATTGCCCATCTTCATCCAGACACGCGCCAACTTTTCGCACACAGACTTCGGTAATTGAAAGACAGCGGCGAACCTGTTCGGGACTGATTGTGATTACCCCATCTCGATTCAGCGCAATATCATTAACCGAAATCCACGCCTTCGAAGCATCAGACACCGCCTTATCATCAGCCGAAAACTCGACCGTATAGTGAAAAACACCCGTCTGCTCAATCTGAATCACATCCGATTCGAAAACCAGATTATTCTCCGAAAGAACGGGTTGCCCCGCCCCATCCACAATCATACGCATAGAAACGTAAAAGCCTGTACATGTGCGAAACTCACCCCGCTCATCTACAAAGCCGCGATCATTCACATCGGTCCACAAACGCGCTTCCACATCGCCTGTGCGACAGGTGGCGAAATCGATATCCGCAACAAATAACTCAGCTCGAACACGCGCTTCTACCGCACTATCAGGCATCAAAAATGCCCGAGCCATCACTGCATCATATCGAATGCCATCCAACTCAACCGTCAGATTACCGGCCCAGACATCTGCGTTATCATACGCCTGCACAGCATATCGCTCGTGCAATTTGTATTTAAATTCCAAACGCTTATCCACATACTCTCCCCGTAAAATGTACTCCGGACAATATACGAAAATTTATGGGAAAATCTCAAGAAACGTACCGATATGTAATACACATTTAACAGATAAGAAACGGTAAAGAAATATACACCTAATATATTCAACCGTCAGTTTACGCCACCCCAACTATCTCAGGGAGGAATTCAGTATGAAACTCATCACAGCAGTCATCCAGCCCCACAAGCTGGACGATGTGCG
The sequence above is drawn from the Gemmatimonadota bacterium genome and encodes:
- a CDS encoding alpha-amylase family glycosyl hydrolase, which encodes MDKRLEFKYKLHERYAVQAYDNADVWAGNLTVELDGIRYDAVMARAFLMPDSAVEARVRAELFVADIDFATCRTGDVEARLWTDVNDRGFVDERGEFRTCTGFYVSMRMIVDGAGQPVLSENNLVFESDVIQIEQTGVFHYTVEFSADDKAVSDASKAWISVNDIALNRDGVITISPEQVRRCLSITEVCVRKVGACLDEDGQFVSGTFCDVTSRLGEMQTDVVYLLPFFEPGFGDLHTGQDVRKGALGSVYAVRDFYRIDPALVTPPEEVDFLSLVSDGLIVDLDLQTLLHERQLSRLRKVDDFNNFRTFKELVDWVGRDTLIQLIGRAELRAIARRAHALGKQVIFDLVLMQTSRDCPLIEQYPDWYVMDEDGQPKIHQIAWLVYSDVALLDLPFNRSLQNYLSGIAPFWMRTCDLDGVRIDASQTVDRPFLKQIKNRINAVKPDALVLGETLCELSEAVDIPVDMIYALLVDFHRDAEYGNQYADFLERTSGTFAPRTVAMAYFENHDSPRATKIWRDRYQSRMLALLRNIQCSLINATAGTAHYVNLAYALEWGSEWGEEARTDFEASTLLHPEWADRKPCSQLVAAYEALHEFVSQRSELQTGHVYFHRNVDSEDRVFAYTRYTRHSGLLVAHNLDARFIREVVCPIHLLPDVFVERIDRVPAYDTYEFFDGSDSDHIALMDEGVSMKLQPLQSVVIKLIFRSEE